In Rhodococcus sp. OK302, one genomic interval encodes:
- a CDS encoding glycoside hydrolase family 5 protein, translating into MGVGSAGAVPPVPAPATLSTSTDGSSRIVDDQGRTVILRGVNVNGLGEYYQEFPDLDSTMPLTEADFAGIAAKGFNVVRLIITWSLIEPQRGVFDHAYLDRIAEAVNWAKIHDIGVILDMHQDAWGPAVNSPDGTVCPSFMKPAVGWDGAPAWATAITDPMYTCRLEDSREVSVAVQTSFENFYNDLNGIQGEFIKSWEFVARRFATDPAVVGYDLLNEPNPGLAIGFNDYVRLGQMYDRLVPAIRAAEASVPGGFSHTVYFEPGVMSSILPTPGPSTGSVGSSGSGGSTGSASSGPSGFTSDSNLVYAPHIYNESLALAMGTIEQGFANAQKAADNYGTPFFSGEWGFFSDDPADDAPKLVRYAAAEDSYLIGGTWWQWKQACGDPHNVQLRGNRPDCQPGTFGGLASFPANDPLLPILTRAYPRAVPGELTAIRADVPSGALEVEGVADRTGVSADLWVPERCGSPAVSGTNVGAAAVRSVDGGYRVSVPVTAAGAYQIDVVCAG; encoded by the coding sequence GTGGGTGTTGGATCCGCCGGTGCGGTCCCGCCGGTTCCGGCGCCGGCCACTTTGTCCACGAGCACGGACGGCTCGTCGCGAATCGTTGATGATCAGGGGCGGACGGTCATCCTGCGCGGCGTCAACGTCAACGGTCTCGGTGAGTACTACCAAGAGTTTCCCGACCTCGACTCGACGATGCCTCTGACGGAAGCCGATTTTGCCGGAATCGCGGCCAAGGGCTTCAACGTGGTCCGGCTGATCATCACGTGGTCATTGATCGAGCCGCAGCGTGGGGTTTTCGACCACGCGTACCTCGACCGGATCGCTGAGGCTGTGAACTGGGCGAAGATTCACGATATCGGTGTCATTCTGGACATGCACCAGGATGCCTGGGGTCCGGCGGTCAACTCGCCCGATGGAACTGTGTGCCCGAGTTTCATGAAGCCGGCAGTCGGCTGGGACGGCGCCCCGGCGTGGGCGACGGCGATCACGGACCCGATGTATACGTGTCGGCTGGAGGACTCTCGTGAGGTATCGGTAGCGGTTCAGACGTCGTTCGAGAACTTCTACAACGATCTGAACGGGATTCAAGGCGAGTTCATCAAATCCTGGGAGTTTGTGGCCCGGCGGTTCGCCACTGATCCGGCCGTCGTCGGATATGACCTGCTCAACGAGCCCAATCCCGGTCTGGCTATCGGTTTCAACGATTACGTTCGCCTGGGTCAGATGTACGACCGACTGGTTCCGGCGATCCGAGCGGCCGAAGCATCGGTTCCGGGCGGATTCAGCCATACGGTGTACTTCGAGCCGGGGGTGATGTCGAGCATCCTGCCGACGCCCGGCCCGTCGACGGGCAGCGTAGGTTCTTCGGGCAGCGGTGGTTCTACGGGTTCGGCGTCTTCGGGTCCGTCCGGATTCACGTCGGATTCCAACCTCGTCTACGCGCCGCACATCTACAACGAGTCGCTGGCGTTGGCGATGGGCACCATCGAGCAAGGCTTTGCCAACGCACAGAAGGCAGCCGACAACTACGGGACGCCGTTCTTCTCGGGTGAATGGGGATTCTTCTCCGATGATCCCGCCGACGACGCGCCCAAGCTGGTCCGATACGCCGCGGCGGAGGATTCCTACCTCATCGGCGGTACGTGGTGGCAGTGGAAGCAGGCCTGCGGTGACCCGCACAATGTTCAGTTGCGTGGCAACCGTCCCGATTGCCAACCCGGAACTTTCGGCGGACTGGCAAGCTTCCCGGCGAACGATCCGCTGCTGCCAATCCTGACGAGGGCGTACCCGCGCGCAGTTCCCGGTGAGCTGACAGCTATCCGGGCAGATGTGCCGAGCGGGGCACTCGAGGTCGAGGGTGTCGCGGACCGGACTGGGGTTTCAGCAGACCTGTGGGTGCCGGAGCGTTGTGGAAGTCCGGCGGTGTCCGGAACCAACGTCGGAGCTGCCGCGGTTCGCTCGGTCGACGGGGGTTATCGGGTTTCCGTACCGGTAACCGCTGCCGGCGCCTACCAGATCGATGTGGTCTGCGCAGGCTGA
- a CDS encoding acetyl-CoA C-acetyltransferase — MTTEAFIYEAIRTPRGRGKKTGSLHSVKPISLVTGLIQELRVRFPDLDEDRISDLILGVVTPVGDQGMDIARIAVNDAKLPDTVGGVQLNRFCASGLEAVNMAAQKIRSGWDEMVIAGGVESMSRVPMGSDGGAWALDPATNYDNYFVPQGVGADLIATIEGFSRDDVDAYAVRSQDLAAKAWTGGYFAKSVVPVKDMNGITILDNDEHMRPGTTVEGLAGLASAFGVVGEIGGFDAVALQKYHWIEKINHIHHGGNSSGIVDGAALVLVGSEQAGKDMGLTPRARVVATATSGADSTIMLTGPTPASKKVLAAAGLTVDDIDLFEINEAFASVVLKFQKDMNIPDEKLNVNGGAIAMGHPLGATGAMILGTMVDELERRGGKRALITLCIGGGMGVATIIERV; from the coding sequence GTGACCACAGAGGCATTCATTTATGAAGCCATCCGTACCCCGCGAGGCCGCGGCAAGAAGACCGGTTCGTTGCACTCGGTCAAGCCGATCTCGCTGGTCACGGGTCTGATCCAGGAACTGCGCGTGCGCTTCCCTGACCTTGACGAGGATCGGATCTCCGACCTCATCCTGGGCGTCGTCACTCCGGTGGGCGATCAGGGCATGGATATTGCGCGCATCGCAGTCAACGACGCCAAGTTGCCGGACACCGTCGGTGGCGTGCAGCTCAACCGTTTCTGCGCTTCGGGTCTCGAGGCAGTCAACATGGCTGCTCAGAAGATCCGCTCGGGCTGGGACGAGATGGTGATCGCCGGTGGCGTCGAGTCGATGTCCCGCGTTCCGATGGGCAGCGACGGCGGCGCCTGGGCGCTGGATCCCGCGACCAACTACGACAACTACTTCGTTCCTCAGGGCGTCGGCGCAGACCTCATCGCCACCATCGAGGGCTTCTCGCGTGACGACGTCGACGCGTACGCAGTACGTTCGCAGGATCTTGCCGCGAAGGCGTGGACCGGCGGATACTTCGCCAAGTCCGTTGTTCCGGTCAAGGACATGAACGGCATCACGATCCTCGACAACGACGAGCACATGCGTCCCGGAACCACCGTTGAAGGCCTCGCTGGCCTGGCGTCGGCGTTCGGTGTTGTCGGTGAAATCGGCGGCTTCGACGCCGTAGCGCTGCAGAAGTACCACTGGATCGAAAAGATCAACCACATTCACCACGGTGGAAACAGTTCGGGAATCGTCGACGGCGCGGCACTCGTGCTCGTCGGCAGCGAGCAAGCCGGCAAGGACATGGGTCTGACCCCGCGCGCCCGCGTCGTTGCTACCGCCACCAGCGGTGCCGACTCCACGATCATGCTGACCGGCCCCACCCCGGCATCGAAGAAGGTTCTGGCCGCGGCCGGCCTGACGGTCGACGACATCGACCTCTTCGAGATCAACGAGGCCTTCGCCTCCGTCGTCCTGAAGTTCCAGAAGGACATGAACATCCCGGACGAGAAGCTCAACGTCAACGGCGGCGCTATCGCCATGGGTCATCCGCTCGGTGCTACCGGCGCAATGATTCTCGGCACGATGGTCGACGAACTCGAGCGTCGCGGCGGCAAGCGCGCACTCATCACGCTGTGCATCGGTGGCGGCATGGGCGTTGCCACCATCATCGAACGCGTCTAA